Below is a genomic region from Staphylococcus carnosus.
AGAACATACAATGAACAAAGGTTACGAAGATGATGAAACTTATTATTTGAGCGGGCTGATTAAAGCAACTAACGATTCAAAAGCTGAAGGAATTTCTACTTGGGAACGAGGGCTCAAATATTTCCCGAATTCAAGTGTTCTAAATTATGAACTCGCAATTGCAAATCGGTCGTTAGGCGATAAAAAATCTGCTTTAAAACATGTTAATGTTGCTTATAAAAATAATCCACAAAATAAAAGATATAAATATCTAAAAGAAGAGTTGACTAAAGAGAATGAATCGAAAGATAAATAATTTTTATGATGTGCAACAACTATTAAAGCAATTTGGATTTATTATCTATTTTAAAGATAAACAAGATATGCTCGAAATGATGGAACAAGAAATAAGGGAACTCCATGAATATCAACTTATATCCAAGGACACGTTCATTAAATGTATATTAATTATC
It encodes:
- a CDS encoding YqgQ family protein — protein: MNRKINNFYDVQQLLKQFGFIIYFKDKQDMLEMMEQEIRELHEYQLISKDTFIKCILIINQRRMSK